Within Amycolatopsis sp. FDAARGOS 1241, the genomic segment CCGCAGGTTCCGCAAAGCCGGCTGGTTCAGGGCGGGCCTCGACGCTCCACCGAGATGGAGGTCGAGCGGTGGAGCGGACCAGCCAGACCTCCCGCGCTGAAGACGGGGCTCATCGACTCGCGGGTGAGATCGCGTTGATCGTCCGGTGAGAGTCTGTTCTGATGGACGTGCGGTGGGTCACAGGTGCTGGGTCCCACGCCGAAGTCGCGGCCACCCGGTCGCGCCCGCGTTGCGGCCGGTCCCCGATCCGCCGACCTCGACAACGTCCCACCGACACCTTGGAGCAACCATGCCGCGTCCCTACGCCAGCGGAGTCGTCGCCGCACCCGTCGACAAGGTCTGGACCCACGTCCGCGCCTTCGGCGACCTACCCGCCTTCCTCACCGCCATCGGACAATGCCAGATCGTCGAAGGCACCGACGGACAAGTCGGCGCCGTCCGCAGGCTCACCCTCGCCACCGGCGGCGACCCCTTCGACGAACGACTACTCGCCCTCGACGACCCCACCCACACCCTCACCTACACCTTCACCGGCGCAAACCCCTTCGGCGTACGCCGCTACACCTCCACACTCCGCCTCAGCCCCATCACCGACACCGGAGACACCTTCGTCGAATGGTGGGCCGAATACGACGCCGACGCCAGCCAAGAAGAACAACTCAACCACACCTTCGCCCACGACGTATACGCCACCGGCATCGACGGCCTCCGACAACTACTCGCCTAGCACGACAAAACCTGATTGATCCGGATAGGCGAAGACCTCCGGTGTGCAGTGGAGCTGCCTGCCGGCATCCGCCCACTCACCGGGGGTCTTCGTGCTCCCACCCGCAACGCCCCCGTTGGCCGGTGCGCGTCTTCTGTTCTGTCCTCTCTGGACAGTCCACGGCAGGGTGTCGGATCCGAAGCGCCATTGTTCCGATTCGGCCGTTTTGCCTGATTGCGGGTAGGTGGCGGACTCACCACGGAAACACGCCCGTAACACCGCCCGGTTAGCTTCCTGCGGCTGGCTGCTGGTGAGACGAGGAGAGTCCGAGCGTGGTGGATACCGGAAGCACGGCGTGGTTGCTCGTCAGCGCGGCGCTGGTGATGCTGATGACGCCGGGGCTCGCGCTGTTCTACGGCGGGATGGTCCGCGCCCGCAGCGTGCTGAACGTGATGGCGATGACCTTCATCTGCCTCGCGACCGTCGGCCTCATCTGGGTGAGCTACGGGTATGCGCTCGCGTTCGGCACCGATTGGTTCGGCGGGCTGCTCGGCGATCTGCGGCTGGCCGGCCTGCACGGGGTCGCGGAGCAGACGGTGGGACCGGCGGGGAACAAGGTGCCGCTGTTCGCCTTCGTCGCCTTCCAGATGATGTTCGCGGTGATCACGGTGGCGCTGCTGGCCGGCGCGATCGCCGAGCGCGCCAGGTTCTGGACCTGGACGGTGTTTTCGGTCGTGTGGGTCACGCTCGTGTACGTGCCGGTGGCGCACTGGGTGTTCGCCCCCGACGGGTGGATCGCGACCAAGCTGCACGTGCTGGACTTCGCGGGCGGCACCGTCGTCGAAGTGAATTCCGGGGCCGCCGCGCTGGCGCTGGCGATCGTGCTCGGCCGCCGGCACGGCTGGCCGAAACAGGCCGCCCGGCCGCACAACCTGCCGTTCGTGATGTTCGGCGCCGGTCTGCTGTGGTTCGGGTGGTTCGGCTTCAACGCCGGCTCCGCGCTGGCGGCGAAGAACCTGGCCGCCACTTCGTTCTTGAACACCACCGTCGCGGGCGCGGCCGCGGTGCTGGGCTGGCTGCTCGTCGAGCAGTTCCGCGACGGGAAACCGACCACCCTCGGCGCCGCGTCCGGCGCGGTGGCCGGGCTGGTGGGGATCACCCCCGGGTGCGCCTACGTCGAACCGATCGGCGCGATCGCGATCGGCGCGGTGGCGGGGGTGGTGTGTTCGTTCGCGGTGGGCCTGAAGTACCGGTTCGGGTTCGACGACGCGCTGGACGTGGTCGCGGTGCACGGCCTCGGCGGGTTGGTCGGGACGCTGCTGATCGGCCTGTTCGCGACCGTCGGAGTGGATCCGCACGGCGTCGACGGCCTGCTCTACGGCGGCGGATTGGACCAGCTGTGGCGCCAGGCGGCCGGGACGTTCGCGGTACTAGGGTATTCGCTGGTGGTGACCTTCCTGATCGGCTGGGTCATGCACAAGTTCATGGGATTCCGGCTCGACCGCGAGGCTGAGATCGACGGTGTCGACGAGGCCGAGCACGCCGAAGGCGCGTACGAGCTGGCAGTCCAATCCGGACGCCGGGGGAACGCGCCCGCCGGCATCCTGGGATCGCACCGGCCGGCGCGCGAGGAGACTCGATGAAGCTGTTGACCGCCGTCGTCAAACCGTTCGTGCTGGACGACGTCCGGGTTGCCCTGCAGGAACTCGGCATCGCGGGGATGACGGTCACCGAGGTCCGCGGCTACGGCCGGCAGAAGGGGCACACCGAGCTCTACCGGGGCGCCGAGTACACGATCGATTTCATCACGAAGTACCGGCTGGAGATCCTCCTTGACGACGACCAGGTCGACGACGTGCTGCGTACGGTGCGGGAGACCGCGCACACCGGCAAGATCGGCGACGGCAAGATCTGGGTGACGCCGGTGGAGACCGTCGTCCGCGTCCGCACCGGCGAACGCGGACCCGACGCGCTGTAGCCCGGCCCGGGTTCAGCGGCGAGGTGCCGCTGTTCGATCCATTGTGGACACTCCGTACCATGCCGGGTACACGATCTCCGGCCGCTGGATCAAGCACGAACAGCGGCGGCCGCGCCGCTCTGGACCGGCTGGCGGCCCACGCCGGCAGCCGGCGACCGGCTCATCGAGCCCGCGCGGTGCGGCACCCTCCGCCCGACCGGGGCGTACACGTCACCTGTACCGGGTGATGTCATGAGCGATCCGCCGCGTCGAGCCTGGCACTGGTGGGTGCGTCAGCGCACCCACCGGCAGCATCGGGCGGCGCACCGATGACGTCCGCCGGCACGACCGTGGAGGGCAAGGTGGCTCGGCTTTCCGGCCCCCGAGAGCCGAAGAGCCACACCGTCGTCACGGAGAGGAAATCCCACACCACGAAGAGCCCGATCGCACCACGTGGCGCGGCTGCCACCAGAGTCGGACGAGCGCCGCCATAAGGAGATCCGCGCACCCGACACCCTCTTGGGGCCACCTGCGGGCACTGATGAACCCATCCGGTCGCACTGCACGAGGACAAGAGGAGGTGGCGGAGGGCGATGTTGTCCGAAGCGGTTCCCGCCGCGCTCGGTGCGGCGATCTACCCGCCCGCCTTGCTGTTCATCGCGTTCCTGCTGGTGAACCCGCACCCCCGGAAACGGGCCCTGATTTTCCTGGCCGGCGCCGCGTTCATCACCCTCGGCTTCGGCTTCCTCTCGGTGTTCCTCCTGCAGAGCAGCGGAGCCGAGAGCACCAAGCACCGCACCGTGCCGGCCTGGATCGACCTCACCATCGGGATCGTGCTGGTGGCCTTCGCCGTGGTGGTCCACTTCCGGCCGCCACGCGGGCCCAAGGCCGCCAAGAAGCGCCGTGAGATCGGCGTGATCGGGTTGCTGGGCATAGGCCTGCTGATGTACACGCCGACGGCGCTGTACCTGGCTTCGCTGCACGCCGTCGCCAAGATGCACAGCAGCCTGGTGGTGACGGTGCTGAGCATCATCCTCGTCGCCGTGATCTACATGCTGCTGATCGAGATACCGATCATCGCCCACGCCATCTGGCCGGAGCCGACGATCCGCTGGGTCACGGTCGTGAACACCTGGCTGGCGAAACACGGCCGCACCATCATCGTCGTCGTGGCGGCCGGGTTCGGCGGTTACCTCATCGCGTCGGGCATCGCGCACCTCGCGTGATCGCCGGCAACGGTCACGGCTTGCCCGGATCAGCATCCACGAGAGCGCCGACGACCTGTTCCCGGTGTTGCGGTGAATCGCGGACGGTGCGGCTCATCTCGACGTGCAGGAACCCCGTGTCGTTCTCGGCGGCGGCCTTTCCCTGGACGTTCGTGGCGCCCTCCAGGCCCGTGCACCGGTCTGCCCAGGCGCGGCACACGGCGAAGCCGGCCGCCGTCAGCCGGTCCGCAGCACGG encodes:
- a CDS encoding SRPBCC family protein — protein: MPRPYASGVVAAPVDKVWTHVRAFGDLPAFLTAIGQCQIVEGTDGQVGAVRRLTLATGGDPFDERLLALDDPTHTLTYTFTGANPFGVRRYTSTLRLSPITDTGDTFVEWWAEYDADASQEEQLNHTFAHDVYATGIDGLRQLLA
- a CDS encoding GAP family protein; amino-acid sequence: MLSEAVPAALGAAIYPPALLFIAFLLVNPHPRKRALIFLAGAAFITLGFGFLSVFLLQSSGAESTKHRTVPAWIDLTIGIVLVAFAVVVHFRPPRGPKAAKKRREIGVIGLLGIGLLMYTPTALYLASLHAVAKMHSSLVVTVLSIILVAVIYMLLIEIPIIAHAIWPEPTIRWVTVVNTWLAKHGRTIIVVVAAGFGGYLIASGIAHLA
- a CDS encoding ammonium transporter; this encodes MVDTGSTAWLLVSAALVMLMTPGLALFYGGMVRARSVLNVMAMTFICLATVGLIWVSYGYALAFGTDWFGGLLGDLRLAGLHGVAEQTVGPAGNKVPLFAFVAFQMMFAVITVALLAGAIAERARFWTWTVFSVVWVTLVYVPVAHWVFAPDGWIATKLHVLDFAGGTVVEVNSGAAALALAIVLGRRHGWPKQAARPHNLPFVMFGAGLLWFGWFGFNAGSALAAKNLAATSFLNTTVAGAAAVLGWLLVEQFRDGKPTTLGAASGAVAGLVGITPGCAYVEPIGAIAIGAVAGVVCSFAVGLKYRFGFDDALDVVAVHGLGGLVGTLLIGLFATVGVDPHGVDGLLYGGGLDQLWRQAAGTFAVLGYSLVVTFLIGWVMHKFMGFRLDREAEIDGVDEAEHAEGAYELAVQSGRRGNAPAGILGSHRPAREETR
- a CDS encoding P-II family nitrogen regulator gives rise to the protein MKLLTAVVKPFVLDDVRVALQELGIAGMTVTEVRGYGRQKGHTELYRGAEYTIDFITKYRLEILLDDDQVDDVLRTVRETAHTGKIGDGKIWVTPVETVVRVRTGERGPDAL